In one Longimicrobium sp. genomic region, the following are encoded:
- a CDS encoding MaoC/PaaZ C-terminal domain-containing protein: MSGAAAPSHLRSMVRLVARGIQARRAGAPLDLAAIPRRKVSAERACIEIDPRHVQAYIAATDGERIGGFSEGTGVVPPFYSATWETALALQMFAGMEQPLPLGAIVHVSTDLVWARPLRPGDAVRCRVELDRVEPARRGFRMTVLARNWLGAGQLCCQSTSVFQVRTRGTDDPDRVPARPADRAGPVAPEGGWTELVRWDLSGSAGRRYARVSGDYNPIHLWGLTARPFGFRAPILHGYCIAARAAHSLIEHCLGDDAGALRRMRIAFR; the protein is encoded by the coding sequence ATGAGCGGCGCGGCCGCGCCCTCGCACCTGCGGTCGATGGTTCGTCTGGTAGCGCGTGGCATCCAGGCGCGCCGGGCGGGCGCGCCGCTGGACCTCGCCGCCATCCCGCGCCGGAAGGTCTCCGCGGAGCGCGCTTGCATCGAAATCGATCCGCGTCACGTGCAGGCGTACATCGCCGCGACGGACGGGGAGCGGATCGGGGGCTTCAGCGAGGGGACCGGCGTGGTTCCGCCGTTCTACAGCGCCACCTGGGAAACGGCGCTGGCGCTGCAGATGTTCGCCGGGATGGAGCAGCCGCTGCCGCTGGGCGCCATCGTCCACGTGTCGACGGACCTCGTGTGGGCGCGCCCCCTGCGCCCGGGCGACGCGGTGCGCTGCCGCGTGGAGCTGGACCGGGTGGAGCCCGCGCGCCGCGGCTTTCGCATGACGGTGCTCGCCCGCAACTGGCTGGGTGCGGGCCAGCTCTGCTGCCAGTCCACGAGCGTCTTCCAGGTGAGGACGCGGGGAACGGACGATCCGGATCGTGTCCCTGCCCGGCCAGCCGATCGCGCCGGCCCCGTGGCGCCCGAGGGCGGCTGGACGGAGCTGGTTCGCTGGGACCTGTCGGGGAGCGCGGGCCGGCGCTACGCCCGCGTATCCGGCGACTACAACCCGATTCACCTGTGGGGGCTCACGGCGCGCCCGTTCGGCTTCCGCGCGCCCATCCTTCACGGCTACTGCATCGCCGCCCGCGCCGCGCACTCGCTGATCGAACACTGCCTGGGTGACGACGCCGGCGCACTGCGGCGGATGCGCATCGCCTTTCGCG